The Deinococcus sonorensis KR-87 genome includes a window with the following:
- a CDS encoding ABC transporter permease codes for MAIFLLRRLLNLLPTFLLASVLVFFIIYLAPGDFLTPARLNPGISAQQLHNLAERFGLDRPVYQQYLQWLWNMLHGDLGLSFQYTQPVLDVAWPRVVNSMKLVAVYLVLFYAISIPLGVYGAVRQYSLGDRISGVVFYFLLGFPSFFIALLAIFGILKLRQATGWQIPIGGMTSNNYDQLSAAGKFWDTFKHLIIPGLVLAVGDVAGFTRVLRGQMLEHLRSDFIRTARSKGVPEFSVVYKHTLRNAIIPFVAGIGGLLPTLIGGAGFVEVVFAYPGITPMLLDALNAQDFYLIAGFSVLTMVLLFFGNAISDILLTMVDPRIRYS; via the coding sequence GTGGCGATCTTTCTCCTCAGGCGGTTGCTGAACCTGCTCCCGACCTTCCTGCTGGCCAGCGTGCTGGTCTTTTTCATCATCTACCTGGCTCCCGGTGACTTTCTGACGCCGGCCCGCCTGAACCCGGGCATCTCGGCCCAGCAGCTCCACAACCTGGCGGAGCGCTTCGGGCTGGACCGGCCGGTCTACCAGCAGTACCTGCAGTGGCTGTGGAACATGCTGCACGGCGACCTGGGCCTGAGCTTCCAGTACACCCAGCCGGTGCTGGACGTGGCGTGGCCCCGGGTGGTCAACAGCATGAAGCTGGTGGCCGTGTACCTGGTGCTGTTCTACGCCATCAGCATTCCGCTGGGCGTGTACGGCGCGGTCCGGCAGTACTCGCTGGGCGACCGGATCAGCGGCGTGGTGTTCTACTTCCTGCTGGGCTTCCCGAGCTTCTTCATTGCGCTGCTGGCCATCTTCGGGATTCTGAAGCTGCGTCAGGCCACCGGCTGGCAGATCCCCATCGGCGGCATGACCAGCAACAACTATGACCAGCTCAGCGCCGCCGGGAAGTTCTGGGACACCTTCAAGCACCTGATCATTCCGGGGCTGGTGCTGGCGGTGGGCGACGTGGCCGGCTTCACCCGCGTGCTGCGCGGCCAGATGCTGGAGCACCTGCGCAGCGACTTCATCCGCACCGCCCGCAGCAAGGGGGTGCCGGAGTTCAGCGTGGTGTACAAGCACACCCTGCGCAACGCCATCATTCCCTTCGTGGCCGGCATCGGCGGCCTGCTGCCCACATTGATCGGTGGAGCAGGATTTGTGGAGGTGGTGTTCGCGTATCCTGGGATCACGCCGATGCTGCTCGACGCCCTGAATGCCCAGGATTTCTATCTGATTGCCGGCTTCAGCGTGCTGACCATGGTGCTGCTGTTCTTCGGCAACGCCATCAGCGACATCCTGCTCACCATGGTTGACCCCCGGATCCGGTATTCCTGA
- a CDS encoding ABC transporter permease, whose amino-acid sequence MTTTASSPKVVHRSQTQLSVAWTQFRKNKLAVTGGIFIILLYLMAIFAPFLAPDGLSNYSTTDITAFRKPTPLHIHNPKTGQWGLYVDQFAQQLNMTTFQQEFSPTGKTCPVHFFVQGDPYRILGIPGSLHLFGTGDPSCKVFLWGAEALGRDLLTRTLYASQISLTIGVLSVLLSTLIGIVMGALAAFFGGWVDNLINRSIEVISAIPYLFLLFLLRSIFPQSINPLLALFVILGMLAFISWGGLARTIRSQLLSVREQDYVTAANSLGASQSRIMFRHMIPSMTTYLIVTLSLSIPGTILLESSLSFLGIGAVEPNVSWGTLLSQAQEAGIASITDRPWMLIPGFFIVFTVMCYQLLGDGLRDAFDPRRRQ is encoded by the coding sequence ATGACCACCACGGCATCCTCCCCCAAAGTTGTCCACCGTTCCCAGACCCAGCTGAGCGTCGCCTGGACCCAGTTTCGCAAGAACAAACTGGCGGTCACCGGCGGCATCTTCATCATCCTGCTGTACCTGATGGCCATCTTCGCGCCGTTCCTGGCGCCGGACGGGCTAAGCAACTACAGCACCACCGACATCACGGCGTTCCGCAAGCCGACGCCGCTGCACATCCACAATCCCAAGACCGGGCAGTGGGGTCTGTATGTGGATCAGTTCGCGCAGCAGCTGAACATGACTACCTTCCAGCAGGAGTTCAGCCCCACCGGCAAGACCTGCCCGGTTCATTTTTTCGTGCAGGGCGACCCGTACCGGATTCTGGGCATTCCCGGCTCGCTCCACCTGTTCGGCACCGGCGATCCCAGCTGCAAGGTGTTCCTGTGGGGGGCCGAGGCGTTGGGCCGTGACCTGCTGACCCGCACGCTCTACGCCTCGCAGATCTCGCTGACCATCGGCGTGCTGTCGGTGCTGCTCAGCACCCTGATCGGCATCGTGATGGGCGCGCTGGCCGCCTTCTTCGGCGGCTGGGTGGACAACCTGATCAACCGCTCCATCGAGGTGATCTCGGCCATCCCGTACCTGTTCCTCCTGTTCCTGCTGCGCTCCATCTTCCCGCAGAGCATCAACCCGCTGCTGGCGCTGTTCGTGATTCTGGGCATGCTGGCCTTCATCAGCTGGGGCGGACTGGCCCGCACCATCCGCAGTCAGCTGCTGTCGGTGCGCGAGCAGGACTACGTGACGGCCGCCAACTCGCTGGGCGCGTCGCAGTCGCGCATCATGTTCCGGCACATGATTCCCAGCATGACCACCTACCTGATCGTGACGCTCAGCCTCTCGATTCCCGGCACCATCCTTCTGGAGAGCAGCCTGAGCTTCCTGGGCATCGGCGCGGTGGAGCCGAACGTCAGCTGGGGCACCCTGCTGAGTCAGGCGCAGGAGGCCGGCATCGCGAGCATCACC